In one Brassica oleracea var. oleracea cultivar TO1000 chromosome C9, BOL, whole genome shotgun sequence genomic region, the following are encoded:
- the LOC106318311 gene encoding sucrose synthase 1-like, translating to MVNGVLTRVHSQRERLNETLVAQRNEVLALLSRVEGKGKGILQQNQIIAEFEALPEETQKKIEGGAFFDLLKTTQEAIVLPPWIALAVRPRPGVWEYIRVNLHALVVEELTPAEFLHFKEELVDGVKNGDFTLELDFEPFNASVPRPTLPKYIGDGVEFLNRHLSAKLFHDKESLLPLLKFLRLHSYQGKTLMLNERVQNLNILQHILRKAEEYLAGLSPETPYEDFEAKFEEIGLERGWGNNAERVLDMIRLLLDLLEAPDPCTLENFLGRVPMVFNVVILSPHGYFAQDNVLGYPDTGGQVVYILDQVRAMETEMLQRIQQQGLNITPRILILTRLLPDAVGTTCGERLERVDGSEYCDILRVPFRTEKGIVRKWISRFEVWPYLETYTEDAAVELAKELKGKPDLIIGNYSDGNLVASLLAHKLGVTQCTIAHALEKTKYPDSDIYWKKLDDKYHFSCQFTADLFAMNHTDFIITSTLQEIAGSKDTVGQYESHTAFTLPGLYRVVHGIDVFDPKFNIVSPGADMSIYFPYTEEKRRLTKFHPEIEELLYSNVENEEHLCVLKDKKKPILFTMARLDRVKNLSGLVEWYGKNKRLRELVNLVVVGGDRRKESKDNEEKAEMKKMYDLIEEYKLNGQFRWISSQMNRVRNGELYRYICDTKGAFVQPALYEAFGLTVVEAMTCGLPTFATCKGGPAEIIVHGKSGFHIDPYHGDQAADTLADFFAKCKEDPSHWDQISKGGLQRIEEKYTWQIYSQRLLTLTGVYGFWKHVSNLDRLESRRYLEMFYALKYRPLAQAVPLAQE from the exons ATGGTGAACGGTGTGTTAACGCGCGTCCACAGCCAACGTGAGCGTTTGAACGAAACGCTCGTTGCTCAAAGAAACGAAGTCCTTGCCTTACTTTCCAG GGTTGAAGGCAAAGGTAAAGGCATCTTGCAACAAAACCAGATCATTGCTGAATTCGAGGCTTTGCCTGAAGAAACCCAGAAGAAGATTGAAGGTGGTGCTTTCTTCGACCTTCTCAAAACCACTCAG GAAGCAATAGTGTTGCCACCATGGATAGCTCTTGCTGTGAGGCCAAGGCCTGGTGTTTGGGAGTACATAAGAGTCAATCTCCATGCTCTTGTTGTTGAGGAGCTTACACCTGCTGAGTTTCTTCATTTCAAGGAAGAGCTTGTTGATGGAGT TAAGAACGGTGATTTCACGCTTGAGCTTGACTTTGAGCCGTTTAATGCCTCTGTCCCTCGCCCAACGCTCCCCAAGTACATTGGAGATGGTGTTGAGTTTCTCAACCGTCACCTCTCGGCTAAGCTCTTCCATGACAAGGAGAGTTTGCTTCCTTTGCTCAAGTTCCTTCGACTACACAGCTACCAGGGAAAG ACCCTGATGCTGAACGAGAGAGTTCAAAACCTCAACATTCTGCAACACATCTTGAGGAAGGCAGAGGAGTATCTGGCAGGTCTTTCACCTGAAACGCCTTATGAAGATTTTGAGGCCAAGTTTGAGGAGATTGGTCTTGAGAGGGGGTGGGGAAACAATGCCGAGCGTGTCCTTGACATGATCCGTCTTCTTTTGGACCTCCTCGAGGCCCCTGACCCTTGCACTCTTGAGAACTTTCTTGGGAGAGTCCCTATGGTGTTCAACGTTGTCATCCTCTCTCCACATGGTTACTTTGCTCAGGACAATGTTCTTGGCTACCCTGACACTGGTGGTCAG GTTGTTTACATTCTGGATCAAGTCCGTGCCATGGAGACAGAGATGCTCCAACGTATTCAGCAGCAAGGACTCAACATTACTCCAAGAATTCTCATT CTCACTAGACTGCTCCCTGATGCAGTAGGAACCACATGTGGTGAGCGTCTTGAGAGAGTTGATGGATCTGAGTACTGTGACATCCTCCGTGTGCCCTTCAGAACAGAGAAGGGTATCGTTCGCAAATGGATCTCAAGATTCGAAGTCTGGCCATATCTAGAGACTTACACCGAGGATGCTGCCGTTGAGCTTGCTAAAGAGTTGAAGGGCAAGCCTGACCTTATCATTGGTAACTACAGTGATGGCAACCTCGTTGCCTCTTTACTGGCACACAAACTTGGTGTCACTCAG TGTACCATTGCTCACGCCCTGGAGAAGACAAAGTACCCTGACTCGGATATATACTGGAAGAAGCTTGACGATAAGTACCATTTCTCATGCCAGTTCACTGCAGATCTATTTGCAATGAACCATACTGATTTCATCATCACCAGTACTCTCCAAGAAATTGCTGGAAG CAAGGACACAGTTGGGCAGTATGAGAGCCACACGGCCTTTACTCTTCCTGGACTGTACCGAGTTGTTCATGGCATTGATGTGTTTGATCCCAAGTTCAACATTGTCTCTCCTGGTGCTGACATGAGCATCTACTTCCCATACACTGAGGAGAAGCGTAGATTGACTAAGTTCCACCCAGAGATTGAGGAGCTCCTCTACAGCAATGTTGAAAACGAAGAGCACTT ATGTGTGCTCAAGGACAAGAAGAAGCCAATCCTCTTCACAATGGCTAGGCTCGACCGTGTCAAGAACTTGTCAGGTCTTGTTGAGTGGTACGGGAAGAACAAACGCCTGCGTGAGCTTGTTAACTTGGTGGTTGTTGGAGGAGACAGGAGGAAAGAGTCAAAGGACAATGAAGAGAAGGCCGAGATGAAGAAAATGTATGACCTCATTGAGGAATACAAGCTCAACGGCCAGTTTCGTTGGATCTCCTCCCAGATGAACAGGGTTAGGAACGGCGAGCTCTACAGGTACATCTGTGACACCAAGGGTGCTTTTGTGCAACCAGCATTGTATGAAGCCTTTGGATTGACTGTTGTGGAGGCTATGACCTGTGGGTTACCAACATTCGCCACTTGCAAAGGTGGTCCAGCTGAGATCATTGTCCACGGCAAATCAGGTTTCCACATTGACCCTTACCATGGTGATCAGGCTGCTGATACTCTTGCTGATTTCTTCGCCAAGTGTAAGGAAGATCCCTCTCACTGGGACCAGATCTCAAAGGGAGGGCTTCAGAGGATTGAGGAGAA ATACACGTGGCAGATTTACTCACAGAGGCTCTTGACATTGACTGGTGTGTATGGATTCTGGAAGCATGTCTCGAACCTTGACCGTCTTGAGAGCCGTCGTTACCTTGAGATGTTCTATGCATTGAAGTATCGCCCACTG GCTCAGGCTGTTCCTCTTGCTCAAGAGTAA